In the genome of Perca fluviatilis chromosome 4, GENO_Pfluv_1.0, whole genome shotgun sequence, one region contains:
- the LOC120557450 gene encoding protein SSUH2 homolog isoform X1: protein MNSAAVYPPPTAPAANMFGNVPGYEGTLAGGGGFLPPPMPMEPVAPPQPGPAPADWSIPALSEDVAREAFKSFVSSNCCYSSGPVNDGVITSMEPCNTYRYRLETFTESRSTEWAHKPHEGEPADFYTQTAPRPWEIQATTTPSLFTDHTEEIRVPYTSSIKECHSCHSKGTMLCDECHGDGFKPCWVCNGSGMKTDESCSHCNATGKDRCTMCDAMGTKKCETCNGKGQLLTYIKVKVEWTNHVEDHVVAQNCGLNIDDLRSVSGKELFKNNQYLLYPLLGFPNPAISEASERLVRDHQSKYAQTSRILQQRQTVELIPITKVNYKWKGDSHVYFVYGKENKVSADNYPATCCCVIL, encoded by the exons ATGAATAGCGCAG CTGTGTATCCCCCTCCCACTGCCCCCGCAGCCAACATGTTTGGCAACGTGCCCGGATATGAAGGCACTTTGGCAGGAGGAG GAGGTTTCCTGCCCCCTCCTATGCCCATGGAGCCTGTAGCCCCGCCCCAACCTGGCCCTGCACCTGCCGACTGGAG catcCCTGCACTGTCAGAGGATGTGGCTCGTGAGGCGTTCAAGAGCTTTGTGTCGTCTAACTGCTGCTACAGTAGCGGTCCCGTCAACGATGGAGTCATCACCAGCATGGAGCCATGCAACACCTACAGG TATCGACTGGAGACATTCACTGAGTCCCGGTCAACTGAGTGGGCCCACAAACCTCATGAAG GTGAGCCGGCTGACTTCTACACCCAGACTGCACCCCGGCCCTGGGAGATCCAGGCCACCACGACTCCCAGCCTCTTCACCGATCACACGGAGGAGATCCGCGTGCCCTACACCTCCTCCATCAAG gaatgCCACAGCTGCCATTCCAAAGGGACGATGCTGTGCGATGAGTGCCATGGAGATGGATTT AAACCGTGCTGGGTGTGTAACGGCTCTGGGATGAAGACTGATGAGAGCTGCTCGCACTGTAATGCTACAGGCAAAGACAG gtgtaccATGTGTGATGCTATGGGTACGAAGAAGTGTGAAACCTGTAATGGAAAGGGACAACTGCTAACCTACATCAAGGTGAAGGTGGAATG GACTAACCATGTGGAGGACCACGTGGTGGCGCAGAACTGTGGTCTGAACATCGATGATCTTCGTTCTGTGAGCGGGAAGGAGCTGTTCAAGAACAACCAGTacctg CTCTACCCGCTGCTCGGGTTCCCAAACCCGGCCATCTCTGAGGCCTCGGAGCGTCTGGTCAGAGATCACCAAAGCAAGTATGCCCAGACCTCCAGGATCCTGCAGCAG AGGCAGACAGTCGAGCTGATCCCCATCACCAAGGTGAACTATAAGTGGAAGGGCGACTCTCACGTCTACTTCGTCTACGGCAAAGAGAACAAAGTCAGCGCTGACAATTACCCAGCAACCTGCTGCTGTGTCatcctgtag
- the LOC120557450 gene encoding protein SSUH2 homolog isoform X2, producing MFGNVPGYEGTLAGGGGFLPPPMPMEPVAPPQPGPAPADWSIPALSEDVAREAFKSFVSSNCCYSSGPVNDGVITSMEPCNTYRYRLETFTESRSTEWAHKPHEGEPADFYTQTAPRPWEIQATTTPSLFTDHTEEIRVPYTSSIKECHSCHSKGTMLCDECHGDGFKPCWVCNGSGMKTDESCSHCNATGKDRCTMCDAMGTKKCETCNGKGQLLTYIKVKVEWTNHVEDHVVAQNCGLNIDDLRSVSGKELFKNNQYLLYPLLGFPNPAISEASERLVRDHQSKYAQTSRILQQRQTVELIPITKVNYKWKGDSHVYFVYGKENKVSADNYPATCCCVIL from the exons ATGTTTGGCAACGTGCCCGGATATGAAGGCACTTTGGCAGGAGGAG GAGGTTTCCTGCCCCCTCCTATGCCCATGGAGCCTGTAGCCCCGCCCCAACCTGGCCCTGCACCTGCCGACTGGAG catcCCTGCACTGTCAGAGGATGTGGCTCGTGAGGCGTTCAAGAGCTTTGTGTCGTCTAACTGCTGCTACAGTAGCGGTCCCGTCAACGATGGAGTCATCACCAGCATGGAGCCATGCAACACCTACAGG TATCGACTGGAGACATTCACTGAGTCCCGGTCAACTGAGTGGGCCCACAAACCTCATGAAG GTGAGCCGGCTGACTTCTACACCCAGACTGCACCCCGGCCCTGGGAGATCCAGGCCACCACGACTCCCAGCCTCTTCACCGATCACACGGAGGAGATCCGCGTGCCCTACACCTCCTCCATCAAG gaatgCCACAGCTGCCATTCCAAAGGGACGATGCTGTGCGATGAGTGCCATGGAGATGGATTT AAACCGTGCTGGGTGTGTAACGGCTCTGGGATGAAGACTGATGAGAGCTGCTCGCACTGTAATGCTACAGGCAAAGACAG gtgtaccATGTGTGATGCTATGGGTACGAAGAAGTGTGAAACCTGTAATGGAAAGGGACAACTGCTAACCTACATCAAGGTGAAGGTGGAATG GACTAACCATGTGGAGGACCACGTGGTGGCGCAGAACTGTGGTCTGAACATCGATGATCTTCGTTCTGTGAGCGGGAAGGAGCTGTTCAAGAACAACCAGTacctg CTCTACCCGCTGCTCGGGTTCCCAAACCCGGCCATCTCTGAGGCCTCGGAGCGTCTGGTCAGAGATCACCAAAGCAAGTATGCCCAGACCTCCAGGATCCTGCAGCAG AGGCAGACAGTCGAGCTGATCCCCATCACCAAGGTGAACTATAAGTGGAAGGGCGACTCTCACGTCTACTTCGTCTACGGCAAAGAGAACAAAGTCAGCGCTGACAATTACCCAGCAACCTGCTGCTGTGTCatcctgtag